The Prochlorococcus marinus str. MIT 1214 sequence TCAGATTGGAGTTTCATTCTCAAGGCAGGAACAACTACAGAGCTTGCAAGAGAAAGAATAAATTTGCATCTAAAAAGATTTTGGATGTTAATAAATGCAATAAAAGATAATAAAATTATAAATGATACAAGTTTTGAAGAAATAGAAAAAGAAGATTGTATATTTCCTTTGATTTCTCCAATAGATTGGAAAAAGAAAATTTAAATAATTTCTTGCTTTTTTACTAGAAAACCAATCATTCCTAATCTGACTTTAGATGGAGCAATATAAAATAATCTGAGCATAACGATAAATAGTCTGGGCAAAGGAAGAGTATTAGTTAAATATCCATACCAATCTTTTTTAGGTAATTTAAAAAAGGTATCAAAAAAAGATCTTAATAAAGATTCATCAAAGCTCATTAGTCGTTGAAGACCGAACTGATAAAGACGATGTCTTTGAACTAATTCATATGTCCATAGGGTTTTCCATCCTCTTCTGGCTATCTGAGAAGTAGGCATATTAGGATCTTTCTTTATTACTTTTGCTATCTCCTTTGCTAATGAGGGTGCTCTCCTTAAAAGTGATCCAACTAGATATCCTGAAGCAGGATGGACCATACTGGCCGAGCCTCCAAAAGCCAAAAGAGGTTGATCTCTATAAGGCAATGGCAAATTCATTGGAAAAAGGCAATGTTCTTCATGGATGATTTCCTCAATTTGAATACCTTTATTAGCTAATCGTGAATTTAATCTTGCTTTCAATGATTCAAATGAAACTGGAGGTGCACATGCCAAAGATGTTTCTTCTACAAAATAACTCCCGTCTCCCAAGTCCATAGCATAAAGAAATGAAGGTGGCTCTTCTAATTCTTTAGCCTTTAAATGGTCCGGTCTAAAATCCATCAATACAAAACTATTCTTCTCTACAGGGGCAGAACTAAATTTTCCAACCACGCCATAGGCTGCCTGCTTAGCTATTTGATCATGCTTAGGTCGTCTAATAAAAGGCGTTTTATGACCGCTTGCATCAATAACAATCCTAGCGAAATATTTTTTCCCGGTAGTGCAAATCACAACGGTTTCTCTTTCCCTAAAATCGATATTTTTTACAGTTTCTACTTGCCATGCAAGTCCATTACATCTCTCAAGGAGAGCCTCTTGAAAATTAATTGAATTTAAAAGACCATAATCAAGATAATGATTTATAAAGTTATTGCCCTTTTTAGTTAATCCATCTCCAAAGAAGCTGACAGTATCTTTCCATCTATATTTCAATAATTCTTGCATATTTAGAGACTCAAGTTCTGATGCCCAAATCCCATAAGTATTTGGCCAAGGTTCTAAAGGAGACTTAGACGCAATTGCCTGAACATCAAGTCCTTGTTGTACTAACTCAGCAGTTATGCAAAGAGCCGCTGGTCCTGCTCCCATAACTAATACATCGGAATTATTCAATTTCAATTTTTTGACGTTGGATCAATAGTATTTATGGATTCATTCGTTGTAGATGATTCTTTTTCTTCATCATCATTACTTTGCTCTGGTGGGACTAAAACAACTTCAGACAACTTATCACCATTATCAAGCTTCTGAATTCTTACACCGGTTGCAGCTCTAGATTGTTGAGAGATTTTATCCGCACTAGTTCTTACAATTACTCCTCTTTCACTCACTAACAATAATTCTTCTCCTTTACCTAAAACCCTTAAACCTACAAGTTCATCTCCATCTTTTCTGAATTTTATTGCTCTTAAACCCATTCCTGCTCTTTTTTGCAACCGAAATTGTGTCACAGGTACTCTTTTCCCTAGGCCGCTTCCAGAAGCAACAAGTACCCAAGGTCCTTCAGATTCTGATGATTCATCGTGTAGTTCTTCTTCTTCACTTTTATCAACATGATCAGCTAACTCAGTAGATAAAACATCCATACTTACAAGAGAATCTCCAGACTTAAGATTCATTGACTTAACACCTCTTGCTGACCTGCCTAAAGGGCGTAATTCAGAATCATTTAATCTAAAATGAATAGTCATTCCATTTTTAGAACCAATCAAAACACTATCCCCAGACTCAGCCAACCGAACCCAAGTCAAAGCATCACCACCTTCTAATCCTATTGCGATAAGTCCATTTGCTCTAATCTTGCTGAAAGCTGAAAGAGGTGTTCTTTTTATATAGCCCCCCCTAGTAAGCATCAATAAATAGTTTTCATCATCAAAAGAACTCACAGAAAGTAATGAAGTAATAGCTTCTTCCCTTGGAATTGGGAGTAATTGAACTATAGGAGTACCTTTTGCAGTTCTACTACATTGAGGAACTCTGTAAGCAGGAAGAGCATAAGCAACTCCTCTATCACTAAAAAGTAGGAGGCTGTCATGGTCATTACAACTAATAAATTTTTTCACCTCTTCCTCTCCTTGGCTTCGCGTACCTGCTTTACCTCTAGTACCTCGACTTGTTGCTTCAAATTCATTAACAGGCATCCTCTTTAAATAGCCTGTCTCAGTTAACAAAACTACTGATCTTTCATTAGCAATTAAATCAATATCCTCAAGTCCACCACCAAGTTCAAGAATTTTGGTTCTCCTAGGGGTATTGTACTTTTCTTTTATTTCATTTAATTCAATATTTGTTATTTCAAATATCCTTTCTTTTTTATTTAAAATATCTTTTAAATCTATTATCTTTTCAACTAAATCCTCATGTTCAAGTCTTATTTTATCCGCCTCTAAAGCTGTCAGCCTTCTTAACTGCATCTGCAAAATAGCATCAGATTGTATATCTGTTAAACCATGCAATTCTTGTAATTTCCTTTTAGCAGTAGCGGAATCAGAGGCAGATCTTATAAGACTAATTATCTCATCTAGCTGATCTAAAGCTAATAATAATCCTAATAATATATGATCTCTACTCTCAGCCTTCTTCAAAAGATATTTAGTTCTTTTTTTAATGGTTTCAACTCTAAAATCTAAAAATACTTGCAACATCTTTCTAAGTGACAATATAACAGGTTCACCATTAACTAATGCAAGCATATTTGCACTGAAATTAGTCTGTAAAGGAGTAAGTTTAAATAAATTATTTAAAACAACTTGAGGATATGAATCTCTTCTTAATTCAACAACAATTCTCATTCCATCTCTATCACTTTCATCTCTAATATCTGCAATGCCTTCAAGTTTTTTATCATTGACCATATCAGCTATTCTTTCTATTAATCCTGCTTTATTTGTTTGATAAGGAAGTTCAGTGATTATCACTGCATCCCTATCTGGTCTCCCTGGATTTTCAATAGTTTCTATTTCAGCGACTCCACGCATTGTGATTGATCCTCTACCAGAAAGATATGTTTCCTTAATTCCACTTCTGCCAAGTATCTGACCGCCAGTTGGAAAGTCTGGGCCTTTAATTATATTCATCAACTCTATTTCTTCTAGCTGAGGATTAGAAATTAAAGCCATCAATCCATCAATCAATTCGACCAAATTATGAGGAGGTATGTTGGTTGCCATACCTACAGCTATTCCAGACGAACCATTTAATAACAATTGCGGAATTCTTGCCGGCAAGACTGTTGGTTCTTGAACAGATCCATCAAAGTTATCCGCAAAATCAACTGTTTCAGATTCAATATCTTCAAGCAAGCTATCAGTGGTTAAAGATTGCAATCTGGATTCTGTATATCTCATTGCAGCAGGGGGATCATTATCAACAGAACCAAAATTCCCATGCCCATCAATTAGAGGCATCTGCATGGAAAAATCTTGCGCCATTCTGACCAAAGCGTCATAAACGGCAGTATCACCATGGGGATGGAATTTACCTAAAACTTCTCCAACCACGCGAGCGCATTTTCTGTATGGCCTATCACTAGTTAATCCCAGTTCATACATCGCATAGAGAATCCTTCTATGAACTGGCTTAAGTCCATCTCTCGAATCAGGCAAAGCTCTTCCAACTATTACACTCATCGCGTATTCCAAGTAGGAACGCGACATTTCGTTTCTTAAGTCAGTCTGTATGATCCGATCGTCGGATTCCCCGGGACCAGTACTATTAGGTCCCAATGGATCAGCCATATATAAGGGTTTTACCAATTATAAGAATATTCGAGCATTAATAAACCTTTTAAAGTAAATAACCATATAACTGAAAGTAAAACACCTCTAACAAGATCAACGACTACAAACAAATGATAAAAAAACCCCTCATAGAATTCCTAAATCAGCAAGTTAATTCAGAAAAAACAAAAAATCTTGATTATCTATTCCCAACATTTGCTCAATTTGGCACTTCAGTTGGTAGTTTGACGAGAACTTACAAAATTTAGGGGTGAATATTCAACTAGGACGAACCAAAACTGTTCGAAGAGCATATGGAATTGATGAAATTGCATTAGTTCCAGGAGGAAGGACAGTTGACCCAGAAATCACAAAAACCAACTGGGAAATCGGTGGGATTGAAAGAGATATTCCCATAATCGCAAGTGCGATGGATGGAGTTGTAGATGTAAAAATGGCAGTTGCCTTGTCAAAATTAGGTGCCTTAGGTGTTTTAAATCTAGAAGGAGTCCAAACTAGATATGAGGATCCGACAGAAGTCCTAACCAAAATCCACTCAATTGGTAAAGAGCAATTTGTTCCACTAATGCAAGAAATTTATAAGAAACCAATCAAAGAAGAATTAATTTTAAAAAGAATTCAAGAAATCAAAAAAAGTGGAGGCATTACAGCTGTAAGCGGGACCCCATTAGCTGCGATTAAATATAGGGATCTAGTCAAAGAATCAGGTGCAGATTTATTTTTCCTTCAAGCAAC is a genomic window containing:
- the crtL gene encoding lycopene beta cyclase, encoding MKLNNSDVLVMGAGPAALCITAELVQQGLDVQAIASKSPLEPWPNTYGIWASELESLNMQELLKYRWKDTVSFFGDGLTKKGNNFINHYLDYGLLNSINFQEALLERCNGLAWQVETVKNIDFRERETVVICTTGKKYFARIVIDASGHKTPFIRRPKHDQIAKQAAYGVVGKFSSAPVEKNSFVLMDFRPDHLKAKELEEPPSFLYAMDLGDGSYFVEETSLACAPPVSFESLKARLNSRLANKGIQIEEIIHEEHCLFPMNLPLPYRDQPLLAFGGSASMVHPASGYLVGSLLRRAPSLAKEIAKVIKKDPNMPTSQIARRGWKTLWTYELVQRHRLYQFGLQRLMSFDESLLRSFFDTFFKLPKKDWYGYLTNTLPLPRLFIVMLRLFYIAPSKVRLGMIGFLVKKQEII
- the gyrA gene encoding DNA gyrase subunit A, whose protein sequence is MADPLGPNSTGPGESDDRIIQTDLRNEMSRSYLEYAMSVIVGRALPDSRDGLKPVHRRILYAMYELGLTSDRPYRKCARVVGEVLGKFHPHGDTAVYDALVRMAQDFSMQMPLIDGHGNFGSVDNDPPAAMRYTESRLQSLTTDSLLEDIESETVDFADNFDGSVQEPTVLPARIPQLLLNGSSGIAVGMATNIPPHNLVELIDGLMALISNPQLEEIELMNIIKGPDFPTGGQILGRSGIKETYLSGRGSITMRGVAEIETIENPGRPDRDAVIITELPYQTNKAGLIERIADMVNDKKLEGIADIRDESDRDGMRIVVELRRDSYPQVVLNNLFKLTPLQTNFSANMLALVNGEPVILSLRKMLQVFLDFRVETIKKRTKYLLKKAESRDHILLGLLLALDQLDEIISLIRSASDSATAKRKLQELHGLTDIQSDAILQMQLRRLTALEADKIRLEHEDLVEKIIDLKDILNKKERIFEITNIELNEIKEKYNTPRRTKILELGGGLEDIDLIANERSVVLLTETGYLKRMPVNEFEATSRGTRGKAGTRSQGEEEVKKFISCNDHDSLLLFSDRGVAYALPAYRVPQCSRTAKGTPIVQLLPIPREEAITSLLSVSSFDDENYLLMLTRGGYIKRTPLSAFSKIRANGLIAIGLEGGDALTWVRLAESGDSVLIGSKNGMTIHFRLNDSELRPLGRSARGVKSMNLKSGDSLVSMDVLSTELADHVDKSEEEELHDESSESEGPWVLVASGSGLGKRVPVTQFRLQKRAGMGLRAIKFRKDGDELVGLRVLGKGEELLLVSERGVIVRTSADKISQQSRAATGVRIQKLDNGDKLSEVVLVPPEQSNDDEEKESSTTNESINTIDPTSKN